From Solanum lycopersicum chromosome 4, SLM_r2.1:
GATTGCTTGATAACCGAAAAGGTGGCTGAAATCAGCGACTGACTTGCTACTATAGCAGCTAATGTGGCTATAACAAAAATTGGCCAGTACACAGCAGAGGGTATAAACTTGTAAAATCCATCAAAGTGGTCATCGGGATTTCTAATCAGATATGCTGTCTGTCCCGCATATGTCAGCACCAATGATGGATATATAGTATAGAGAAATGCTATCTGCCAGAAAACAAGATCCCGTAAATCATATAAAACAAGCAAGAAGAAGAGACTAAGAGAAATTCCAAGACATAGCAAGTATTTTTACCCGAATTGAACTCCTGTTGAAATGACCAAGATCAGCAAACATTGCTTCAGAACCTAAAAATATGAAAGGATTGTACTGTTAAGCAGATATTGGGTGGAAGTGAAACAGATCTTGGCCAGAAAATAACTCTAGCGGCCTAATATGTTTCGGTGAAAGGTACTGTCCACCCCTTATCCTCTTTCATCCCGTCTTTTTCTCTAATCCTCAAACCCCCCACTACACAAAAATAGAAGGGTGAGGAATCTGACAACTTAGCGAGAAATACACCATGGTCGACGTTGGAACTCCCCGAGCTAAATAATCTAGAACAGCCTCCATGTTTTTTCGCTCAAACCAGAACAATTGTTATCATTTTTGGATAAAAGTATTGACCAGAGGGGCATTCCAtattctttataatattttccACCTCCATTCATCACCTTTCGAGTTTCTCTGGATATGAAACAAGATACCAGGTTTAAGCTTTTCCCGCCATCGGTAGACATTGCACACATGATAATTGGTCCAAATTTTCCCCAATATTAATTGCAAAGTAATAGGAAAGAATGTAAAAGAACTCCAAACATGAGGAAATGGATTTAGATCTTAATCACAATGAACAACTTTTGCAGACCACACCAACAACGAGGCTAACCTGTAATGCATAGGACAGTACCACCAAGATATATCCATCCTTGTTTTCCATTTCTTAAGAAGAAGAGGGCAATGTAATGGGGTGATATCGCCTTAAATATGCTCGGATAATGCTTTATGATACTGTATATCCCAACGAGAGGAGTGGTAAGAGTCCATGCACCCATGATAGGAGACAAGAGGAAGCTCACTCGTGAAGTACCAAATTTCTGCAGGAGGAATAGAACAATGAGAATGATTGCTGAGAGACCTTCGACCAGCGCTGCAAGTGGCAAGCAGAGAAATTGTGAATATCGAGAGGGAGAGATGTGTTTACATAAATGGGACAATTAACATGTTTCGCGTCATCTAGTGTTTAAAAAGGACTTGCAACCTGTCATAAAAGAAGACTTTAACTTTCAGAAACTGCACTGCTCCTTTTCGTTAATATGACTTATTGACCTTAAAGTGTTCAATCATTActtaattacttcaaataaTTACTAGAACAAGGATTCAAGTTATTTCAATTAGCTTCCAGAATCGGACTCATGTAACATCAATATATGAATctgtgaaagatagtcttttaACAAGCACAATACCTTAAAACCTGAGAAATTACAAGAATCAAAATTGTTCTTCGACCACTTCCCAATTACCCTCAAAATCATAAAGGCCTCTCCGTTCaaagacaattttttatttatgacaagggaaaccaCAGCTGCTACCCTTAGGGTGGGCATAGGGTAAACCTGCTTCGGGGTAATAGCCTGCAAACCACACAGGAGCGGTAAGCCGCACTAGGCAAGCCCCATGCAACGAGCTCGACTAAGAAAGCAATGAGCAATATGTACCTTACTGTATGCTGTCATACTTACATTTACTGACCGAGGAGAATCGTGCTCGTAAGCCACCCATTGCAGATAACACTGACAGACAGAAGGGACAATTaatgaaactgaaaatgaaagaGGGAAAACTGACAAGCACTCAAAAGGTTGCTAAAAGTAAACTAAAAGGCCCAACCCAAGCTAACATACCTGAGATGGCAGGTGTAAGTATGCCATCGCCAATAAGCATGCACATACCCAACATTGCGATGAAAAGCAGTACCCTTCTGGCAATCAAACTCCTCTCACAAAATTTACCCAACCTACTTGGCTTTTTCGATTGGTTAACATAGGAGTGGCTTGAATTCAAACTGGCACTCTTGGAAGAAAGAATaccaatatttatatttctacaAAGTAATGAATAAAGAGCAAAGGTTCCACCTACAAAAGACCATGTTCTAGAACTGAAATTTCGATAATGATCACATCAAAAGAGAAATGAAGAAACTCTGAAGTGTCTTTCAAAAGGAATTTcaaccaaaatataaagaaaattaagaattgACTCAACATTATATATAAACATCCTTCATTAACACCTTCAACATTCTCCAAAAGATAAATCTTTTAGTATGAATACAAACAGACAGTTTCTTAAAACTCGAGTCACCTCACTACTAGAAATAAAGGTTTTTTCCACCTGCAAATAAGTGGGAAATTTGTGCTATAACATATGATTTTTCCACTCATTCCCCACTGAACCAGCTCCACTGGGAAAATGTTTGGTGGGAAACAGATTCTCACTGAAATAGCGAGaagtttcctttttttttccatatgaAACAATTCCCATTTTTCAATGGGAAAATGTTGTCGTAAGTAGCAAAAGTACAAAGAGAGAGTGATCAGCAATACCTTCACCCTGATCATCAGCTTGGAGAGCTATGGTAGCATATTTGACAACACCAATTAGACTGAGAGTCCAAAACATTATGCTGTATATCCCCAAATAATCATCCTCAGTTGGAGACTTTAATGGCATTGATGGATATACATAGAGTGGAGATGTGACAAGACCCCCAAAAACAACTCCTAAGGTCTTGTATGCAAGTACCAACGTCTCCCATCGGCTATGGTCCTAAACAAATATAGTTTCCGAGTAAAAACAAATGTCAAAGAACATCTTAGTAGAGACAACTTAACTTTGAACGCAAAAGTATTTCGTAGAGTCaaccatcatcatcaacaactaCTTCATGATCCACAACTTCACCTCAATTGAAAGATACACTATatataatgaaggaatgggatTAAGAAAATACCATCTTCATCAACAATTTCACCTCAAATCACAATATACGTGGAACAGTAGAGTCAACCACGTTTTTCTTCGACCAAACTTTATTCATATgtcttttaaacattttatattAGTTATCGTGATTTATATTATGTTGGTGGACTCCCCAAAAACAATGCCGCATTCGTGTCGGATCCTTCAAAAATACACTATCTTTAGGATCCGACACACACCGGTTGATATCTTGGAAGAGTACGAGCAACATAGATTTATACTAATTTCGACGTAGTTTTCCAAATACTACCTCTATTTCAATTTGTTGTcatactttgaaaaaaaaaaaaactctattttttttactcttttttgcAACACTTCAGTTTCAACTTTTCATGACGTATTTAAAACCCAAAACATTGAAAACAGTTTGATACATTCCACGTATCTTTAGTTTAAACACCATTCAATTCAAACTCAGTACAGACAAAAAGCACTAGGCGATTCTAACATTCTCTTCGAGCCTCGATGGACAGAGTTATTTGATACCTTTTGCTCGACGTGACAGGTATCGCATGAAATTAATTGAGGTGCGCGTAAAGCTGACCAACACACTAcggtcataaaaaaaaaagtccatGCAATTCTAAAAtctttattaaatttcttaaactccgtgtcaagttcaaaaaaaataaaatcaaaacagAGAAAAGTGTatatcatttcaaaaaaaaactcaaaagccTTCTATGTCTGGATtcataatcaaaatttaaagcTTTTGAATCACGAAATTCCAACTGTATCACATAAACTAAAACTAGAGAGCAGTAGTTTGTAGGCACTCCGACTAAATGAATGTAAACATACGACGGAAGTTAAACACAGAGAGAAATCAAAATACTACAAAACAGAGCACAAAGTTCCATTTTTAAGGGGAAAAAAACCACAAAACAAAGAGATAAGTATACAGAGAGCGTGGAATGAGATGAACCATTGAACCTTTTGATCATTATTAATGGTTTCGCCGTCATGCACCGCCACTGTAACAGCTGCATCTGACTGCGCCGCCGCCGCCGCCGTCAAGTCAGGCCGTCCGGTTTGTCGATCCATGGCCCACTCAATCCAATAAAAATCCtcagacaaaaataaaaatggggtAGTTTATTGTAGACTGAATGACTGAAGAGAGAGAGTAAATTTATAATCCCATTTCCATAAAACGTTTTTTGAcaaagataatttttatatttagttaaataaaaatattttttatttttaattatttatctattttgacaaattaaaaaaaagatattttttttacctattatattcttcattaattatttatatagttaattatatatagattattaTGTTTTCATCATTGAAGATGACTCTTGTGCAAATTTAAGTAGAGCTGAATCGAGGATTCATCCCATATTATAACAAAGGAAAGAAAGTGAAAGAGCTTTATAAGACAATATAAGCTAATTCAGTTAATATGTTTATACGTATTTTTAAAGCTCAATATGAcgtaaatcaaaaaaataaatcaatataagcctatttatcTAAATGAGTATATACATATGATagatttgaattataatatcaatcctttaaattattaatttttgatattattaacAATTTATCATATACTAAAAGTTATGTAAAGTTGTAAACAAGTCACATGGACATGACTATAATGTGAAAAAAGAACTAAATTCTAACCACATTTATGTTAAGTTTGTCCTTTCtcatttgacaaatattttcgAAAGTCAAAACTGACTTAAAAATAAGTTTGATAAACTTTTAAACCAATTCAAACACTCTCTAATCTGGGCATATTGCCTTTCAATGTATTGGATCCATATTGTCATGGTTTTGGTATTAATTTCGGAAATTTCAACAAATAATACAATTAACTAGACACCCTTCAtcggaaaattatatttcacatATAAAGTTGGATATCCTTAACAAAAGTTAaacctaatatatatatatatatatatatatatacacacacattgaTATGCAAAAGAAATACACACAATGTCACGATCAAAAATCTCATTATGAAATTCAATGTGTTTAGTTTAGGCATAGTTTTATCCAAATATTGGTTACTCAGTGCAATTggctattttttaaataattacgTTTTAAATGAAATTGGATTTGGGCCAATTAATAACCAAAGGCCCATGGGCCGAAAAAACTAAGCCCAATAATATCCTTTTATATTGCTTCTCCATCACTAAACCCTAATCTCCATTGTCAAGCAGCACTGAAGGAGAAGAGCAACAATGGGTATGTTTGTTCATTTTTTACGTTTTCTGTAGTTTTTCTCTCTGTTCGTACTTTGAAATATCTGTTGAACCACCGAATTAACAGTATAATTTGTTGAACTGAACAAAGGCAGATCTATCGTATGAATCACTGTATATTTATTTGCGTCTTTCACATCGAGATTTGTTTCTTAGCGACTAGATTTAAGTTGAATCGCGAGGTCCTTAAGGTATAATAACAATTGCtactttagttttttttacACATGATCAATGCTATACCCTAAATCTTTATCCATCTGCCATGAACAGTGGATTAAGAAGAAATAGTGGATACGTCCAAAATCTGGTTTGTCTGTGTGATATCGGAGTTGTTGAAAAATATCTCTCAGTTACAATTTAGACGTTGAGCTTAAGGTTTGCTCAAGACATACAGTTGAATACTTTGGGCATAAGTACCAGTAGATAGTAGCATCCCTGCCTTTTAAAGTGACCCGTATTATGAATGAGCGACGAGACGATTACAAATAAAGCATCTAGTTTAACTCACATTACAAAccaatgtaatttaatttttaagcaCTTCTTTGCTGAGACCAAGTTGATAATTAGTCAGCTCTAAAATTATTAGAGCTACAAGTATATAACACACTGTTATCTCAGAGAAAATTGTCTAAGTAGTAACCCTTCTAATACAAGCAGAATTTAAATCACTGCATATTCAATTTTACTGAATATGCTGCATTTCCCTCAAAGATTGTCCTTTACTCCTTTTTATTGCAAAAAGCTGTCAGTTTTGTATATTTGATTGGTCTTATGTTTTACTCGAGAAGCTGGATAGGTAGAAAGTTTAAATAAGACAACGTTGTTTTGGATATTGGTATTGCTAGAATAGCAGCTGTTAATGTTTGATTTTGGTGGAAATGTAGGTGCTTACACTTATGTGTCGGAGCTATGGAGAAAGAAACAGTCAGATGTTATGAGGTTCTTGCAAAGGGTGAGGTGCTGGGAGTACCGTCAGCTCCCATCTATTGTCCGTGTCACCAGGCCTACCCGTCCTGACAAGGCACGCCGATTGGGTTACAAGGCCAAGCAGGTACGTTTCTGCCGCGTCCATCATATTACTTAACCACAGATATATTTCCCTTTTGCAACTTTTGTCCATAAAAAAAGTGAGTTTGGATGTTTCGTGTTTGAGATTTATGTTCTTCTCAATAGGGTTTATCCATTACACGTTTACTTTTTTGTCTCCCTGTGAGATACTATTTTATTTCTTGGTTATGTTTGAGTCATTCGTTTGTGGTCACTGAGATGCTTGTGAAGCTAGGCAATTGTGTTATTATTCTACCTTTATGTGTAGTTTGTAGAATCCATAAATAGAAACCCATGTCCACAACAGTGTTTCTTATACCCTTTAAAGGAACAGTATTATGCAGAAGTCGTTCTTTTGTAATGTTAATTCCACATTTATTTGTTTTCCATAATATGTACTTCAGAGTTGTGATTTAGACCATTATCTTTCTAGGGCTATGTGGTCTACCGTGTTCGTGTGAAACGTGGTGGAAGGAAGAGGCCAGTGTCCAAGGGTATTGTGTATGGTAAACCCACCAACCAGGGAGTTACCCAACTCAAATTCCAGCGCAGCAAGCGATCTGTTGCTGAGGAGCGTGCTGGTAGGAAATTGGGTGGTCTTAGAGTCCTCAATTCTTACTGGATTAATGAGGTATGTCTTTTTAACTTCTTTCCTGTTTCTTCTACTTGTGCGCTTTTCATCTTCTCAGTGCAAAGTCAATTGCCTTCTTTATTTCGACAAAGAAATGTGTTTCTTTTTCTGATAATGAACCACCTTGCCGACAGCCCTAATATAGCGGTTGCATTTCTTTTCTGAATATGCAAACACAACTTAGAAAATGGTTCCCTATCAAAATGCAGGATTCTACCTACAAGTACTTTGAGGTAATATTGGTTGACCAAGCCCATGCTGCTATTCGCAACGATCCAAGGATCAACTGGATCTGCAACCCAGTGCACAAGCACAGAGAACTACGTGGTCTCACTTCAGCTGGTAAGAAATACAGAGGACTCCGCGGAAGAGGACATCTCCACCACAAAGCTCGCCCGTCAAGAAGGGCAACCTGGAAAAGGAACCAGACTCTATCTCTCCGCCGTTACCGTTGATCTGCTTGACCTTTTTGAGACATTATCGTTTTGCTTAATATTTTTGCATTATCTGGTTTTTAGCCCTTTTATCTTGAGACATTACTATTTACTGTTGTCAGCCTGAGAGAGTTTACTGAATTAAAACAATAGATTGCAGCAAATTTTGTGTTGAAAGTGTGCATTTTCTTTGCTTATAATATCTGATTAAAGTAATGACTCTAAACAAATACCATAGATGAGTGATacatttaatatgttttaaatgaaaagccCAATTTCATAAGCCCAAATTATGAAGAATTCTGATCTGACATAGTATGGGAAGTTTCCAGAATGTTCTACACCGAAAACATTCAACAGTCTTCAATCGTTTTGTTATACACACATTTTTGAGTTACaaccattttttaattttcgagtttgaattttgaatatgaaaaattattaattttcgAATTTGAATTctgaatatgaaaaattattgataGGAAATTTATCTATGAATGGGGCTCTAAGTATTGAACGacgaaaaataagaaaaagagagtaAATAATCACACTATAGAATAGTCATAGGTTATtcattatctatttttacattTTCGACCTTCAGATTACATATTTTCAAATTCTATTTATATccaaacataactttaatttttaaattttatttttaaactactttttcaagaaaattaattatttttctctttgtaaTGCAGATCTAATCACACAGCTTTACAAGAAATCAGAAAAAAGTTTGGCCTTTAAAGTGAATATTCATTCACacgtttatttttcttttaatttctttagctCTTTAtgtctttcttttgtttattttattatttttggtgggGAAGGAAGTTTTTgcaaagaatttttttgaagatttcaAGGAATGACAAGTATAATTAGATGTACAAGTAGCTAATTTCCCCCtttttattactaaaaaaagattgacaatataaataattttattttattttaaaaaatagttaaactTAAATGTTTTGAATATTTCAGAGTGAGCTCATGTTAagtatttgaataaaataaaatttgtcttttagaaccaataaaagaattaaactaattaattagtaaaagaatttaaattaattaaatttaagtagAGGGTATTTTTACATCAAAAGATGAAAAGCGGGATATTCTTAAATCAAAAACAAGACGAACGGTATTCTAGATCAAAAGGTGAAAGGAGAATAGTTTTGAGTCGTTTCAATAAATTGGaggtatttttagcttttttctGAATATTAtacgaataaaataaaaatacaacttttataatgaagtaaaaaaaaaacatgttattgTTAATAGTGTCGGACCCAGAATTTTCATTTAGGGGttcgaaaaataaaagtataaacatataaataagTCAACTTTTTTTCAAGGAATACGATCCTTGAATTCTTCTCTATTTAATATCAc
This genomic window contains:
- the LOC101256173 gene encoding large ribosomal subunit protein eL15 — protein: MGAYTYVSELWRKKQSDVMRFLQRVRCWEYRQLPSIVRVTRPTRPDKARRLGYKAKQGYVVYRVRVKRGGRKRPVSKGIVYGKPTNQGVTQLKFQRSKRSVAEERAGRKLGGLRVLNSYWINEDSTYKYFEVILVDQAHAAIRNDPRINWICNPVHKHRELRGLTSAGKKYRGLRGRGHLHHKARPSRRATWKRNQTLSLRRYR
- the LOC101256474 gene encoding probable potassium transporter 17 isoform X1, with protein sequence MDRQTGRPDLTAAAAAQSDAAVTVAVHDGETINNDQKDHSRWETLVLAYKTLGVVFGGLVTSPLYVYPSMPLKSPTEDDYLGIYSIMFWTLSLIGVVKYATIALQADDQGEGGTFALYSLLCRNINIGILSSKSASLNSSHSYVNQSKKPSRLGKFCERSLIARRVLLFIAMLGMCMLIGDGILTPAISVLSAMGGLRARFSSVSKSLVEGLSAIILIVLFLLQKFGTSRVSFLLSPIMGAWTLTTPLVGIYSIIKHYPSIFKAISPHYIALFFLRNGKQGWIYLGGTVLCITGSEAMFADLGHFNRSSIRIAFLYTIYPSLVLTYAGQTAYLIRNPDDHFDGFYKFIPSAVYWPIFVIATLAAIVASQSLISATFSVIKQSVVLDYFPRVKVVHTSSSKEGEVYSPEVNYILMILCVAVILVFGDGQDIGNAFGVVVSIVMLITTILLTLVMIIIWRTPPALVGLYFVVFFVMESVYVSAIFTKIPEGGWIPFAISLILAFIMFGWFYGRQRKLEYELTHKIDSERLRTLLIDPGLQRVPGLCFFYTNIQDGLTPILGHYIKNMRSLHKVTVFTTLRYLLVPKVAPGERIVVSKLGLRGVYRCVIRYGYADKLSLEGDDLVNQVIQSLRSHVLHCSNSLEVDTEVSELDEAKLAGVVHIRGKTRFYIGKDCGWFDRTMLAFYEVLHSNCRSALPAMGVPLPQRIEVGMLYAA